One window of Erwinia aphidicola genomic DNA carries:
- the solA gene encoding N-methyl-L-tryptophan oxidase, translated as MVYDLIVVGSGSVGAAAGWYATQAGLKVLMIDGHHPPHREGSHHGESRLIRHAYGEGARYVPMVLRAQQLWDELEQQSGERIMQRSGVLNFAPQESEFIQNVMQSAQQYQLEVQILNSDEIVQRWPQISVPQGYIGVFEPGSGYLKSEVAIKSWIRLAKEAGCAQLFNCPVSQIDTLDGLQTVTTADGIYQGRKLLLSAGTWVKTLYPALPVAPVRKVFAWHQADGRYSENNTFPAFTAQMPDGTHYYGFPADNNAIKIGKHEGGQPIDSPAGRKPFGSVAADGNELFGFLRQFLPGVGVCLRGEACTYDNSPDEDFIIDRFPGETDRMIITGLSGHGFKFASVLGEIAAQFAQGKSSEFDLTPFSLSRFA; from the coding sequence ATGGTTTACGATTTAATTGTGGTCGGCAGTGGTTCCGTAGGGGCTGCCGCCGGATGGTATGCCACCCAGGCCGGCCTGAAGGTACTGATGATCGACGGTCACCATCCGCCGCACCGCGAAGGCAGCCATCATGGTGAAAGCCGCTTAATTCGTCACGCTTACGGTGAAGGTGCGCGCTACGTACCGATGGTGCTGCGTGCCCAGCAGCTGTGGGATGAGCTGGAGCAGCAGAGCGGTGAACGCATCATGCAGCGCAGCGGCGTGCTCAACTTCGCGCCGCAGGAGTCCGAATTTATTCAGAACGTGATGCAAAGCGCGCAGCAGTACCAGCTTGAAGTGCAGATCCTCAACAGCGACGAGATCGTGCAGCGCTGGCCGCAAATCAGCGTGCCGCAGGGCTATATCGGCGTTTTTGAACCCGGCTCCGGCTATCTGAAATCCGAAGTGGCGATTAAAAGCTGGATCCGTCTGGCGAAAGAAGCCGGCTGCGCGCAGCTGTTTAACTGCCCGGTCAGCCAGATCGACACGCTGGACGGCCTGCAAACCGTCACCACGGCAGACGGGATTTACCAGGGGCGCAAGCTGCTGCTGAGTGCCGGCACCTGGGTGAAAACGCTCTACCCTGCTCTGCCGGTCGCGCCGGTGCGCAAGGTCTTTGCCTGGCATCAGGCTGACGGCCGCTACAGCGAGAACAACACATTTCCGGCATTTACCGCGCAGATGCCGGACGGCACCCACTATTACGGCTTCCCGGCGGATAATAACGCCATTAAAATCGGAAAGCATGAAGGCGGACAGCCGATCGACTCCCCGGCAGGCCGCAAGCCGTTTGGTAGCGTGGCGGCGGACGGCAACGAACTGTTTGGCTTCCTGCGTCAGTTCTTACCCGGGGTCGGCGTCTGCCTGCGCGGTGAAGCCTGTACCTACGATAACTCACCGGATGAAGACTTTATTATCGACCGCTTCCCTGGTGAAACCGATCGCATGATCATTACCGGCCTGAGCGGGCACGGGTTTAAATTCGCCAGCGTGCTGGGTGAGATCGCCGCACAGTTTGCTCAGGGTAAAAGCAGCGAGTTCGACTTAACCCCGTTCTCTTTATCGCGCTTCGCCTGA
- the bssS gene encoding biofilm formation regulator BssS → MDRSKEVIQTHPLIGWDISTVDSYDAMMIRLHSLSSNQQQAEDADVGQTYWLTTDVARQFISILEAGIAKIEATDYQDRDYKKH, encoded by the coding sequence ATGGACAGAAGCAAAGAAGTCATCCAGACACATCCCCTCATCGGATGGGATATCAGTACTGTAGACAGCTATGATGCCATGATGATCCGTCTGCATTCGCTCTCTTCTAATCAGCAGCAAGCCGAAGATGCCGATGTAGGCCAGACTTACTGGCTGACCACTGATGTTGCCAGACAATTTATCTCCATTCTCGAAGCTGGCATTGCCAAGATTGAAGCGACCGATTACCAGGATCGTGATTACAAGAAGCACTAA
- the dinI gene encoding DNA damage-inducible protein I — MRIEVTVAKTTSLPAGAIDALTQELSKRIDQHFPDGSNTISVRYASANNLTVMGGGKEAKDRITDILQETWESADDWFITD, encoded by the coding sequence ATGCGTATTGAAGTCACTGTAGCAAAAACCACATCCCTGCCTGCGGGCGCGATTGACGCGCTGACGCAGGAGCTTAGCAAACGAATCGATCAGCATTTTCCGGATGGCAGCAATACCATTTCGGTACGCTACGCCAGCGCTAATAACCTGACGGTGATGGGCGGTGGTAAAGAAGCCAAAGATCGCATCACCGATATATTGCAGGAAACCTGGGAAAGCGCCGACGACTGGTTTATTACCGATTAA
- the pyrC gene encoding dihydroorotase produces the protein MTAQPQELIIRRPDDWHIHLRDGEMLEAVVPFTSEVCGRAIVMPNLVPPVTSVATARAYRERIMAAVPAAHAFTPLMTCYLTDGLDPNEIETGFHEGVFTAAKLYPAHATTNSAHGVTSIAAIAPVLERMQKIGMPLLIHGEVTDAHIDIFDREARFIESVLDPLRQQFPELKVVCEHITTKEAAAYVLEGNRFLAATITPQHLMFNRNHMLVGGIRPHLYCLPILKRNIHQQALRDAVASGHSRFFLGTDTAPHTRDRKETSCGCAGVFNAPSMLSAYATVFEEIDALAHFAAFCSENGPNFYGLPLNEGTLKLVRQPWTVPESVQVGNDGHTLVPFLAGETLNWRVES, from the coding sequence ATGACCGCACAACCTCAAGAATTGATTATTCGCCGCCCTGATGACTGGCATATCCATCTGCGCGATGGTGAGATGCTGGAGGCCGTGGTGCCGTTTACCAGTGAGGTCTGTGGCCGCGCCATTGTGATGCCTAACCTCGTTCCGCCGGTGACCAGCGTGGCCACTGCCCGCGCCTACCGCGAGCGCATCATGGCTGCCGTTCCGGCCGCGCACGCCTTTACGCCGCTGATGACCTGCTACCTGACCGACGGCCTGGATCCGAACGAAATCGAAACGGGCTTTCATGAAGGGGTGTTTACCGCGGCGAAACTCTACCCGGCGCATGCCACTACCAACTCCGCGCATGGCGTTACCAGCATCGCGGCGATTGCTCCGGTGCTGGAACGCATGCAGAAGATCGGTATGCCGCTGCTGATCCACGGCGAGGTGACCGATGCCCATATCGATATCTTTGACCGTGAGGCGCGTTTCATTGAAAGCGTGCTTGACCCGCTACGCCAGCAGTTTCCGGAGCTGAAGGTGGTGTGCGAGCACATCACCACCAAAGAAGCCGCTGCTTATGTGCTGGAAGGCAATCGTTTTCTTGCGGCCACTATTACCCCTCAGCACCTGATGTTTAACCGCAACCACATGCTGGTTGGCGGCATTCGCCCGCATCTTTACTGCCTGCCAATCCTTAAGCGCAACATCCATCAGCAGGCGCTGCGCGATGCGGTTGCCAGCGGGCACTCACGCTTTTTCCTCGGTACGGATACCGCACCTCATACCCGCGACCGTAAAGAGACCAGCTGTGGCTGTGCCGGCGTGTTCAACGCCCCGTCTATGCTGAGCGCTTATGCCACGGTGTTTGAAGAGATCGACGCGCTGGCGCATTTTGCCGCCTTCTGCTCCGAAAATGGCCCTAACTTCTACGGGCTGCCGCTGAATGAAGGCACCCTCAAGCTGGTGCGCCAGCCGTGGACCGTGCCGGAAAGCGTGCAGGTCGGTAACGATGGCCATACGCTGGTGCCGTTCCTGGCCGGCGAGACGCTGAACTGGCGCGTCGAGAGTTAA
- a CDS encoding lipoprotein, which yields MKKTLFGLGALLLAGLVTGCNQIAQYTISEQEINQALAKHNNYEKQIGVAGLADAHITLTDLSSQIGREEPNKVTLIGNAKVNITSLFGPQKADMKLTMKAQPVFNQQEGAIYLKDMELVDVQVQPEKMQGVLKTLTPYLNESLKSYFNQKPAYVLSTDRSKAESLAKRFAKGLEVKPGELIIPFTD from the coding sequence ATGAAGAAGACACTTTTTGGTCTTGGTGCGCTGCTGTTAGCAGGCTTAGTCACCGGCTGTAATCAGATTGCCCAATACACCATCAGCGAGCAGGAAATTAATCAGGCGCTGGCGAAACACAACAATTATGAGAAGCAGATTGGCGTGGCCGGGCTGGCCGATGCCCATATCACCCTGACGGACCTCAGCAGCCAGATTGGCCGCGAGGAGCCGAATAAAGTCACGCTGATCGGCAATGCCAAAGTGAATATCACTTCCCTGTTTGGCCCGCAAAAAGCGGATATGAAGCTGACAATGAAAGCACAGCCGGTGTTTAACCAGCAGGAAGGGGCTATCTATCTGAAAGATATGGAGCTGGTGGATGTGCAAGTGCAGCCGGAAAAAATGCAGGGCGTGCTGAAAACCCTGACGCCGTATCTTAATGAGTCGCTGAAAAGTTACTTCAACCAGAAACCCGCTTACGTGCTGAGTACCGACCGCAGTAAGGCCGAGTCGCTGGCCAAACGGTTCGCCAAAGGGCTGGAAGTGAAGCCGGGCGAGCTGATTATCCCATTTACTGACTGA
- the grxB gene encoding glutaredoxin 2 yields the protein MKLYIYEHCPFCVKARMIFGLKNLPVELVVMLNDDEATPTRLIGQKMAPILMKEDGSCMPESLDIVHYIDRIDREPLLTGKTNPAITDWLRHINSYVNKLLIPRVAEAPFAEFATPEARDYFKNKKQGTYGDFSELREHSAGWIKNVNDDLRKLDKLIVKPNAVSGELSLDDIHLFPLLRSLSLVAGIEYPSRVADYRDNMAKQTQINLLSSVAS from the coding sequence GTGAAACTCTATATCTATGAACACTGCCCGTTCTGTGTAAAAGCCCGCATGATCTTCGGCCTGAAAAACCTTCCGGTTGAGCTGGTGGTGATGTTGAACGATGACGAAGCGACGCCCACCCGCCTGATTGGTCAGAAAATGGCGCCGATTCTGATGAAGGAAGACGGCAGCTGCATGCCGGAAAGTCTGGATATCGTGCACTATATCGATCGTATCGATCGCGAGCCGCTGCTGACCGGAAAAACCAATCCGGCCATCACCGACTGGCTGCGCCATATCAACAGCTATGTTAACAAGCTGCTGATCCCGCGCGTGGCGGAAGCGCCGTTTGCCGAGTTCGCCACGCCGGAAGCGCGCGACTACTTCAAAAACAAAAAGCAGGGCACTTATGGTGATTTTTCCGAGCTGCGCGAACACTCGGCGGGCTGGATTAAAAACGTCAATGATGACCTGCGCAAGCTGGATAAGCTGATCGTTAAGCCGAATGCCGTCAGCGGCGAGCTGTCGCTGGACGACATCCATCTGTTCCCACTGCTGCGTTCGCTGTCGCTGGTAGCCGGTATTGAGTACCCTTCCCGCGTGGCGGATTACCGCGATAACATGGCTAAACAGACGCAAATCAACCTGTTATCCTCTGTCGCTTCCTGA
- the rimJ gene encoding ribosomal protein S5-alanine N-acetyltransferase, translating into MFGYRTAAPKVRLTTDRLVIRLVNERDAWRLADYYAENRAFLKPWEPVRDESHCYPSGWQARLGLIAEMQKQGSAFYFAVMDSDENEVRGVANFSNVLRGSFHACYLGYSLGEKWQGQGMMFEALQSAIRYMQRQQRMHRIMANYMPHNQRSGNLLARLGFEKEGYAKEYLLIDGRWQDHVLTALTSHEWTPDRRGV; encoded by the coding sequence ATGTTTGGCTATCGTACTGCTGCACCTAAAGTGCGCCTGACTACCGATCGTTTGGTGATTCGTCTGGTCAACGAACGTGATGCCTGGCGGCTGGCTGATTACTATGCTGAAAACCGTGCTTTTCTTAAACCGTGGGAACCGGTGCGCGATGAGAGCCACTGCTATCCCTCCGGCTGGCAGGCGCGGCTGGGGCTGATTGCTGAGATGCAGAAGCAGGGCAGTGCCTTCTACTTTGCGGTGATGGACTCGGACGAGAATGAAGTGCGCGGCGTAGCGAACTTTAGCAACGTGCTGCGCGGTTCGTTTCACGCCTGCTACCTCGGCTATTCGCTGGGGGAGAAGTGGCAGGGGCAGGGGATGATGTTCGAAGCGCTGCAAAGCGCAATTCGCTATATGCAGCGGCAGCAGCGCATGCACCGCATTATGGCTAACTATATGCCGCATAATCAGCGCAGCGGCAATTTACTGGCGCGCCTCGGTTTCGAAAAAGAGGGTTATGCCAAAGAGTACCTGCTGATCGATGGACGCTGGCAGGATCATGTCCTGACGGCACTGACCTCCCACGAATGGACGCCGGACCGGCGCGGAGTGTAA
- a CDS encoding DUF480 domain-containing protein encodes MIKSPFTAVEARVIGCLLEKQVTTPDQYPMSLNGVVTACNQKSNREPVMSLSDSEVQNTLDLLVKKHQLTALNGFGSRVVKYEQRFCNSEFGQLKFTPAEVAVIATLLLRGAQTPGELRTRSSRMHDFADMNEVEQTLERLTQREDGALVVRLAREPGKRESRYMHLFSGEVDESLAASPQPETDSGLEARVQLLEQQVATLQQQLSALLAEGEGT; translated from the coding sequence ATGATCAAATCCCCTTTTACCGCCGTTGAAGCGCGGGTGATCGGCTGCCTGCTGGAAAAGCAGGTCACCACCCCGGACCAGTATCCCATGTCGCTGAACGGCGTAGTGACCGCCTGTAACCAGAAGTCTAACCGCGAGCCGGTAATGTCGCTGAGCGACAGCGAGGTGCAAAACACACTCGACCTGCTGGTAAAAAAACATCAGCTCACCGCGCTAAACGGCTTTGGTAGCCGGGTGGTGAAATATGAGCAGCGTTTCTGCAACTCGGAGTTTGGTCAGCTGAAGTTCACTCCTGCAGAGGTGGCGGTGATCGCCACGCTGCTGCTGCGCGGCGCCCAGACGCCGGGCGAGCTGCGCACGCGCAGTTCGCGCATGCATGACTTTGCCGATATGAACGAAGTGGAGCAGACGCTGGAGCGACTGACGCAGCGCGAAGACGGTGCGCTGGTCGTGCGGCTGGCGCGCGAGCCGGGCAAGCGTGAAAGCCGCTATATGCACCTGTTCAGCGGAGAGGTGGATGAGAGCCTGGCCGCCAGCCCGCAGCCGGAAACGGACAGCGGGCTGGAAGCGCGGGTACAGCTGCTGGAGCAGCAGGTCGCCACGCTGCAACAGCAGCTATCCGCGCTGCTGGCAGAGGGGGAGGGCACATGA
- a CDS encoding Gfo/Idh/MocA family protein has product MSGLKVGIVGLGGIAQKAWLPVVTRTDGWQIAGAFSPNQQKARPVCDSYRIPLHASLDDLAAASDAVFVHSSTASHYEIVNRLLRAGIDVCVDKPLAATLSEAERLVALAEKRGRKLMVAFNRRFAPRYLQLQAALQQPASLRMDKHRSDSVGPNDLLFTLLDDYLHVVDSALWLCGGEGKLQSGTIQTNDSGQMLYAEHHFSVGGTQVTTCMHRRAGSQMERVMAVDDGAVYQLSEMRDWQQEQAGVVTIDPIPGWQTTLEQRGFVGAAHHFIRCAENQTMPQTSGEQALMAQRLVEKLWREAERE; this is encoded by the coding sequence ATGAGCGGCTTGAAAGTGGGCATCGTCGGGCTGGGCGGCATTGCGCAGAAAGCCTGGCTGCCGGTGGTGACCCGCACCGACGGCTGGCAGATTGCCGGGGCATTTTCGCCCAATCAGCAAAAAGCGCGCCCGGTCTGCGACAGCTACCGCATTCCGCTGCACGCATCGCTGGACGATCTCGCCGCCGCCAGCGATGCGGTGTTTGTCCACAGCAGCACCGCCAGCCACTATGAGATCGTTAATCGCCTGCTGCGCGCGGGCATCGATGTCTGCGTTGATAAGCCGCTCGCCGCTACGCTAAGCGAGGCCGAGCGGCTGGTGGCGCTGGCGGAAAAGCGCGGGCGCAAGCTGATGGTGGCGTTTAACCGCCGCTTTGCCCCGCGTTATCTGCAGCTGCAGGCGGCACTGCAACAGCCTGCGTCACTGCGCATGGATAAACATCGCAGCGACAGCGTCGGGCCCAACGATCTGCTGTTTACCCTGCTGGATGATTATCTGCACGTGGTGGATAGCGCGCTGTGGCTGTGCGGCGGGGAGGGTAAGCTGCAAAGCGGCACGATCCAGACTAACGACAGCGGGCAGATGCTCTACGCCGAACACCATTTTAGCGTGGGGGGGACGCAGGTGACCACCTGTATGCATCGCCGCGCCGGAAGCCAGATGGAGCGAGTGATGGCGGTCGATGATGGCGCAGTCTACCAGCTGAGCGAGATGCGTGACTGGCAGCAGGAGCAGGCGGGCGTCGTGACCATCGACCCGATCCCCGGCTGGCAAACCACGCTGGAGCAGCGCGGATTTGTCGGCGCGGCGCACCATTTCATCCGCTGCGCAGAAAATCAGACAATGCCGCAAACCAGCGGCGAGCAGGCGCTGATGGCGCAGCGGCTGGTGGAGAAATTATGGCGTGAAGCCGAGCGGGAATAG
- the murJ gene encoding murein biosynthesis integral membrane protein MurJ: MNLLKSLAAVSSMTLFSRVLGFARDAIVARVFGAGMATDAFFVAFKLPNLLRRIFAEGAFSQAFVPILAEYKSKQGEEATRVFVAYVSGLLTLALAIVTILGMFAAPWVILVTAPGFADTADKFALTSSLLRVTFPYIMLISLASLAGAILNTWNRFSVPAFAPTLLNVSMIGFALFAAPHFHPPVMALAWAVVAGGVLQLGYQLPHLKKIGMLVLPRLNLKDAGVWRVMRQMGPAILGVSVSQISLIINTIFASFLVSGSVSWMYYADRLMEFPSGVLGVALGTILLPSLAKSFASGDQAEYSRLMDWGLRLCFLLALPSAVALGILAKPLTVALFQYGKFTAFDAAMTQRALVAYSVGLMGLIVVKVLAPGFYSRQNIKTPVKIALFTLLATQAMNLAFIGPLKHAGLSLSIGLAACLNAALLYWQLRKQDIFQPQPGWASFLVRLFFAVVAMAAALVGVLYLMPDWATGNMLWRLIRLAAVCAVGGGVYFAVLGLLGFRPRDFARRTVA; this comes from the coding sequence ATGAACCTGTTGAAATCACTGGCAGCGGTCAGCTCAATGACCCTGTTTTCACGCGTGCTGGGATTTGCCCGCGACGCGATTGTCGCGCGCGTATTTGGCGCCGGGATGGCAACCGATGCCTTTTTCGTCGCGTTTAAGCTGCCTAACCTGCTGCGACGCATCTTTGCCGAAGGGGCGTTCTCCCAGGCGTTTGTTCCTATTCTCGCCGAATACAAAAGTAAACAGGGTGAAGAAGCCACGCGCGTCTTTGTGGCTTATGTTTCCGGCTTGCTGACGCTGGCGCTGGCGATTGTCACGATTTTGGGGATGTTTGCTGCCCCGTGGGTGATCCTCGTCACTGCCCCCGGCTTTGCAGATACCGCCGATAAGTTCGCACTGACCTCATCGCTGCTGCGCGTGACCTTCCCGTATATCATGCTGATTTCACTGGCTTCGCTGGCCGGGGCGATCCTCAACACGTGGAACCGTTTTTCGGTCCCGGCGTTTGCCCCGACGCTGCTCAACGTCAGCATGATTGGTTTTGCGCTGTTTGCCGCACCGCACTTCCACCCGCCGGTGATGGCGCTGGCCTGGGCGGTCGTCGCCGGCGGCGTATTACAGCTTGGCTATCAGCTGCCGCATCTGAAAAAAATCGGCATGCTGGTGCTGCCGCGCCTTAACCTGAAGGATGCGGGCGTGTGGCGCGTGATGCGCCAGATGGGGCCGGCGATCCTTGGCGTGTCGGTCAGCCAGATCTCGCTGATCATTAATACCATTTTCGCCTCGTTCCTTGTTTCCGGCTCGGTGTCGTGGATGTACTACGCTGACCGCCTGATGGAGTTTCCCTCCGGGGTGCTGGGCGTGGCGCTGGGCACTATTTTGCTGCCGTCGCTGGCGAAGAGTTTTGCCAGCGGCGACCAGGCAGAGTATTCGCGCCTGATGGACTGGGGCCTGCGCCTCTGTTTCCTGCTGGCGCTGCCGAGCGCCGTGGCGTTAGGGATTCTGGCAAAACCGCTGACCGTTGCGCTATTTCAGTACGGCAAATTTACCGCCTTTGATGCCGCAATGACCCAGCGTGCGCTGGTGGCCTATTCGGTCGGTTTGATGGGGCTGATCGTGGTGAAGGTTCTGGCTCCGGGCTTCTACTCGCGGCAGAACATCAAGACGCCGGTGAAGATTGCTCTCTTCACGCTGCTGGCAACCCAGGCGATGAATCTGGCATTTATTGGTCCACTGAAGCATGCCGGTCTGTCGCTGTCGATCGGTCTGGCGGCCTGCCTGAATGCCGCGCTGCTTTACTGGCAGCTGCGCAAGCAGGATATTTTCCAGCCGCAGCCGGGCTGGGCGAGTTTCCTGGTGCGTCTGTTCTTCGCCGTTGTGGCGATGGCGGCGGCGCTGGTCGGCGTGCTCTATCTGATGCCCGACTGGGCTACCGGCAACATGCTGTGGCGGTTAATCCGTCTGGCAGCGGTCTGTGCGGTGGGTGGCGGCGTCTACTTTGCCGTGCTGGGCCTGTTAGGTTTCCGCCCGCGTGATTTTGCCCGCCGCACCGTGGCATAA
- the flgN gene encoding flagellar export chaperone FlgN, which produces MDKLLNTLDKMLEVLSSLADVMNAEQEQLSAGQVNSSLLQRITEDKSSLLATLDFLEKMRRDEEKAAGLHVPYSRYAELARRWSSIQDHTVKLRDTNLHNGMLLNHQISHNEHALQVLKPYQSQKFYGPDGQAIHSAPVSRKA; this is translated from the coding sequence ATGGATAAGCTGCTCAACACGCTTGATAAAATGCTGGAAGTTCTTTCGTCGCTGGCCGATGTGATGAATGCGGAGCAAGAACAGCTCTCGGCGGGTCAGGTCAACAGCAGCTTATTGCAGCGAATTACCGAGGATAAAAGCTCGCTGCTTGCGACCCTGGACTTCCTGGAAAAAATGCGCCGCGATGAAGAAAAAGCGGCCGGGCTGCACGTGCCCTACAGCCGCTACGCGGAACTGGCGAGACGCTGGTCATCGATTCAGGATCACACGGTAAAATTACGCGATACCAATCTACACAACGGTATGCTGCTCAATCATCAAATCAGTCATAACGAGCATGCGTTGCAGGTACTGAAGCCTTATCAGTCACAAAAATTTTATGGCCCCGACGGCCAGGCGATCCACAGCGCGCCCGTCAGCCGTAAAGCGTAA
- the flgM gene encoding flagellar biosynthesis anti-sigma factor FlgM, whose amino-acid sequence MSIDRTQPLNPASTVQQRDTNDVAQPKARAAESKTTETAGTQVVLSGAQSQLTKASSQDINTARVEELKTAIRNGELKMDSGKIADALIQEAKDSLQGN is encoded by the coding sequence ATGAGCATCGACAGAACCCAGCCACTGAACCCGGCCAGCACCGTTCAACAACGCGATACTAATGATGTTGCCCAGCCGAAGGCTCGCGCAGCGGAAAGCAAAACCACTGAAACCGCCGGCACCCAGGTGGTACTGAGTGGCGCACAGTCACAGCTGACCAAGGCCAGCTCACAGGACATTAATACTGCCCGCGTGGAAGAGCTGAAAACCGCTATTCGTAACGGCGAACTGAAGATGGACAGCGGCAAAATCGCCGACGCACTGATTCAGGAAGCTAAAGACTCACTGCAAGGTAATTAA
- the flgA gene encoding flagellar basal body P-ring formation chaperone FlgA gives MRGATLLLSALLSLASVTATAGDLNAQLNQFFKNRYGENGQGADNLSVVVKTPQNMWPACDAPQFSLPGNSRMWGNISVAANCDQNRRYIQVQVQVSGSYLVATRQVPRGTAIAAGDLRMQQGRLDTLPARTLMKAEDAVGAITLRDINPGQPVTQMMMRQPWRVKAGQMVTVTASGDGFNISSEGKAMNNATALQSVRVRMSSGQIVMGKVDSDGNILISL, from the coding sequence ATGCGTGGAGCCACACTGCTGTTAAGCGCGCTGCTGAGCCTGGCGAGCGTCACCGCCACTGCTGGCGATCTCAACGCACAGCTCAACCAGTTTTTTAAAAACCGCTATGGGGAAAACGGCCAGGGTGCCGATAACCTGAGCGTGGTGGTGAAGACACCGCAGAATATGTGGCCTGCCTGTGATGCGCCGCAGTTCTCCCTGCCGGGCAACAGCCGCATGTGGGGCAATATCAGCGTCGCGGCCAACTGCGATCAGAACCGCCGCTATATTCAGGTGCAGGTGCAGGTCAGCGGCAGTTATCTGGTGGCCACCCGCCAGGTGCCGCGCGGAACCGCTATCGCCGCTGGCGATCTGCGTATGCAGCAGGGCCGCTTAGATACTCTGCCCGCCCGCACGCTGATGAAAGCTGAAGATGCGGTAGGTGCCATCACCCTGCGCGATATCAATCCCGGCCAGCCGGTAACCCAGATGATGATGCGCCAGCCGTGGCGCGTAAAAGCCGGGCAGATGGTCACCGTGACCGCCAGCGGCGACGGCTTCAATATCAGCAGCGAAGGCAAAGCAATGAACAACGCAACGGCCCTGCAGTCGGTCAGGGTACGCATGAGCTCCGGCCAGATTGTGATGGGCAAAGTCGACTCGGATGGGAATATTCTGATATCGCTATAA
- the flgB gene encoding flagellar basal body rod protein FlgB — translation MLDKLDAALRFNTEALNLRAQRQEILASNIANADTPGYQARDIDFASQMNKVMEQGRAQGSGLQLAVTSARHIPAETLQPPSMDLMYRIPDQPALDGNTVDMDRERTEFADNSLKYQTDLTMISSQIKGMMSVLQGQ, via the coding sequence ATGCTCGACAAACTGGACGCAGCACTACGGTTTAACACCGAAGCTCTGAACCTGCGCGCACAGCGGCAGGAGATCCTGGCATCCAACATCGCGAACGCAGACACGCCAGGCTATCAGGCGCGCGATATCGATTTCGCCAGCCAGATGAACAAGGTGATGGAACAGGGGCGGGCGCAGGGTTCCGGGCTACAGCTTGCGGTCACGTCGGCACGCCATATTCCTGCAGAAACGCTTCAACCCCCATCCATGGATTTGATGTACCGCATTCCTGACCAGCCTGCACTGGACGGAAACACGGTTGACATGGACCGGGAGCGTACCGAGTTTGCAGATAACAGCCTGAAATATCAGACCGATCTCACCATGATCAGCAGTCAGATCAAAGGCATGATGTCCGTGCTACAGGGGCAATAA
- the flgC gene encoding flagellar basal body rod protein FlgC has protein sequence MALLNIFDIAGSAMAAQSQRLNVSASNLANADSVTGPDGQPYVAKQVVFQTNAMPGSPTGGVKVAQVIDDPAPARLVYEPGNPMADAKGYVKMPNVDVVGETVNTMSASRSYQANVEVLNTVKQMMMKTLTLGQ, from the coding sequence ATGGCACTTTTGAACATTTTTGATATTGCCGGTTCGGCAATGGCTGCACAGTCACAGCGTCTGAACGTCAGCGCCAGTAACCTGGCCAACGCCGACAGCGTCACCGGGCCGGATGGTCAGCCCTACGTCGCGAAGCAGGTGGTTTTCCAGACTAACGCGATGCCGGGTTCACCGACCGGTGGCGTGAAGGTCGCTCAGGTGATCGACGACCCGGCGCCCGCGCGCCTGGTGTACGAGCCGGGTAACCCGATGGCGGATGCCAAAGGCTACGTGAAGATGCCGAACGTGGATGTCGTAGGGGAAACGGTGAACACCATGTCAGCTTCGCGCAGCTACCAGGCCAACGTTGAGGTTTTAAACACCGTTAAACAGATGATGATGAAAACCTTAACGCTGGGCCAATAA